Within the Thermodesulfobacteriota bacterium genome, the region CTTCGGCGTGGGCCGGCGCCGCGACTTTGCCACGGTCGCCGCGGTCCTGGGATGGCACGGCACCCGCTGGCGCCTCGATGCGGCCGGGCGCCGGGGTTTCCAGGACGCCGAGAGCTGGGGCTGGGTTGCCGGCGTGACCTACCAGCGGTGAGGACCGAGGGAGGCGGCAGGATGGACCCGGAGCGGGCCCGACTCCTGGCCCAGGATTTCGTGCAGGGCTTTCCCGCCCACTGCGGCTTCGGCGTGGAACGGGTAGGTGTGGGGCTCTTCGAAACCGTCTGCCCGGTCCGGCCCGAGCACCGGCAGCAGGACGGCTTCGTACATGCCGGCGTCCTCGCCGCCCTGGCCGACCATACCGCCGGGTACGCCGCCTACACGCTCGTTCCCCAGGACCGGCGCATCCTCACCATCGAGTTCAAGATCAACTTCCTCAAACCCGCCGTGGGCGACCGGGTGCTCTGCCGCGCCCGGGTGCTCAGCCCCGGGCGGACGATCCTCGTAGCCGAATCGGAGGTGTTCGCCATCGATTCGGGCGCAGACCGGCTCGTGGCCAAGGCCACCGTCACCTTGATGGCCGTGCCGGCAAGCCGCCTGGGGCGCTGACCGGGGTCCCGGGTTCTTCCTCTCGTTCCCGTCGGGCTCCCGGGCGGATTT harbors:
- a CDS encoding PaaI family thioesterase, whose protein sequence is MDPERARLLAQDFVQGFPAHCGFGVERVGVGLFETVCPVRPEHRQQDGFVHAGVLAALADHTAGYAAYTLVPQDRRILTIEFKINFLKPAVGDRVLCRARVLSPGRTILVAESEVFAIDSGADRLVAKATVTLMAVPASRLGR